Genomic window (Streptomyces sp. QL37):
TGACCGGTGTCCTGGTCCTGCTGGCCTTCCCGGTCCTCGCCGCCGCGCTCTTCGCGCTGGAGGTCGACCGTAAATTCGGCGCACATATCTTCGATGCGGCCAACGGTGGCGCATTGCTCTGGCAACACCTCTTCTGGTTCTTCGGCCATCCAGAGGTGTACATCATCGCGCTACCATTCTTCGGAATCAT
Coding sequences:
- a CDS encoding cbb3-type cytochrome c oxidase subunit I — translated: TGVLVLLAFPVLAAALFALEVDRKFGAHIFDAANGGALLWQHLFWFFGHPEVYIIALPFFGIISEIIPVFSRKPMFGYVGLISATIAIAGLSVTVWAHHMYVTGGVLLP